In Bacillus sp. FJAT-45350, the genomic window GCGACGTGATTATTTTATAAATTGAAAAAAGGGGTAGATGAGATGACAACAAAGTATATCTTTGTAACTGGAGGCGTTGTGTCTTCATTAGGAAAGGGAATTACAGCTGCATCACTTGGACGTTTACTTAAAAATAGAGGAGTTAAAGTTACAATCCAAAAGTTTGACCCTTATATTAACGTTGACCCGGGAACGATGAGTCCGTATCAGCATGGTGAAGTGTTTGTTACAGGAGATGGAGCAGAGACTGATTTAGATTTAGGTCACTATGAGCGATTTATCGATATTAACTTAAGTCAAAATAGTAATGTAACAACTGGGAAAATTTACTCTACTGTTATTAAAAAAGAGCGTCGCGGCGATTATTTAGGTGGAACGGTTCAGGTTATTCCTCATGTAACAAATGAAATTAAAGAACGTGTACTACGTGCTGGAAGAGAAACGAATGCAGACGTAGTTATTACTGAAATCGGTGGAACTGTAGGGGATATTGAAAGTCTACCGTTTTTAGAAGCGATCCGTCAGATAAAGAGTGATGTTGGTGTAGGTAACGTAATGTATGTTCATTGTACGTTAATTCCTTATCTTGCAGCTGCAGGAGAAATGAAATCAAAGCCAACACAACATAGTGTGAAAGAGCTTCGTAGTCTTGGTATTCAACCTAACGTTATTGTCGTACGTACAGAAAAGCCCGTACCACAAGACATGAAGGAGAAAATCGCTTTATTCTGTGACATTGATAAAAATGCTGTAATTGAAGCGAGAGATGCTGAAACATTATATGAAGTACCACTAGCGCTACAAGCGCAAAAATTTGACCAAATCGTTTGTGATTACTTGAAATTAAATTGCAAGCCAGCTGAAATGACTGAATGGAAAGCTTTAGTTGAAAAAGTGAAAAACTTATCAGAGAAAGTGAAAATTGCGTTAGTTGGTAAATATGTAGCGCTACCTGATGCTTATCTATCAGTTGCTGAATCACTTCGTCATGCTGGATATGCTTTCGATGCAGATATTGATATTCAATGGGTTGATTCAGAAGAAGTTACAGCTGAAAATGTTGCAGAGCTTGTAGGAGATGCTGATGGAATTCTTGTTCCTGGTGGATTTGGTGACCGTGGTATAGAAGGAAAAATCGCAGCAATTCAATATGCACGTGAAAACAAAGTTCCGTTCTTAGGAATTTGCTTAGGAATGCAGCTTGCATCAATAGAATTTGCTCGTAACGTACTTGGTTTAGAAGGAGCAAACTCAGCAGAATTAAATCCAGAAACAAAATACCCGATTATTGATTTACTTCCTGAACAAAAAGATATTGAAGATCTAGGTGGCACGCTTCGATTAGGTCTTTACCCTTGTAAGTTAGTTGAAGGCTCAAAAGCATACGACGCTTATAATGAGCAAGTCGTATATGAGCGTCATCGTCACCGTTACGAGTTTAACAATGAGTACCGTGAACAAATGGAGAAAGCAGGGTTCACTTTCTCTGGTACAAGCCCAGACGGTCGTTTAGTAGAGATAATTGAAATTCAGGATCATCCTTATTTCATAGCATCACAGTTCCATCCTGAATTTGTATCACGTCCAACAAGACCACAACCATTATTTAAAGAGTTTATTGGAGCTTCTTTACAAAAATAGTGGCTAAAAAATACAAACTAAAAAATCCTAACTTCCGTATGGTTGTTAGGATTTTTTCTTTAACAGAGAACTGATAAGGTAGGCTTTTTCACAAGAATACGATAGCGCTATTCAAGCTAAATGGTCTAATAACAGACTCTAAAAACATTGTCCTTTGCTTATAAATCACTTTGCGTCTTCTATTATTGTTCTTGTAAAATTTCAGACACAGTCATTGCAAGACAATGATAAACAAATAACGATAAAATAAGTGAAGGGTATCCTACTCTCGTACCTTCATCATCTGGTACTAGAGAAGAAGTAAGATTCGTATTAATATGAATATCAGCAAGGTTCTTTAGGCTAATGTCTGAATCATTTTCAACGCAATTTGAAACAGCAATGACTGTTACGCCATCATTTTGCAACTCTTTAACTAAGTCAATTGCTTCTTTGTCATTTGAAGTTCTAGCAAAAATGAGAACCCGGTCAATAGCAGTACAATCATTCATGTTATTTTCTTCTTTAATTAAAGGCATGACTCCGGAAAGCTTTTCCTTTCCATAGAGAGCTTCAGGGACGACACCATTCATTTCTTTTGTACCGTGTATATAAATCTTTCCATTACTTATGAGGGCCTGGGCGAGTAATCTTGAGGCATCCTCTATTTCATCTAGATTATGTTCTTTTACATCTTTCAGTTTTCCTTGAAGTTGAGTAGTAAAAATCTGTAGCATACCAATAGCTCCTTTTAGCATAGAGTTAGTCTATTTCCTATATTGGATTGTACGTTGTTACAGGATGAACAGTCAAAATTTTAAGTGGATATTCAATTGATATAATAGTTTTACAAAAAAATATATGGAATGTGAAGGAAAAAGATAGGAGATAGCGAATTAGTATAGTGGCAGAGCTAAGTATCGGTAACTATTTAATAATGTAAAAATTTAGAAAAGTACTAAATAATAAATTTTCTAAGGAGAGGGGAAACACATCATGAAAAAAATTCTAGTTGTAGATGACCAGTATGGTATAAGGGTTCTACTTAACGAGATACTGCAAAAGGACGGCTATCAAATGTACCAAGCAGCTAACGGGGTACAGGCATTAACGATAGTCGAAGAGAACGAGCCTGATTTAGTTCTCCTAGATATGAAAATCCCAGGAATGGACGGGTTAGAAATCCTTAGAAGAATCAAGGATATTAAGCCACATATAGACGTAATAATGATGACTGCCTATGGTGAGCTTAACATGATTAATGAAGCAATGAGTTTAGGTGCAATTACACACTTTGCAAAGCCGTTTGACATTGATGATGTAAGAAAAGTCATTAAGGAAAACTTAGCAACAGTTTAAAATAATTAGTAATGGTTAATGGCTAATGTTTAATTAATCATTAACAATTCATAATAAGCCATTCCTTTTTCACATTCATTCTAACTACAGTATGCTATAATAATATGCGTCAAATGATAGTAAATTTAGGTCATAGACGAATTTATTACTAATATACATATTTATTCAAGGATAATAGGGTTTGAATTAGGGTAACTTCTAAATGATGTGATCGTTTAATTTCTATCAAGATGACATTTTATTGCTCATACATGTAAAAGGAGGATTTAATATGCCTTTAGTTTCGATGAAGGAAATGCTAGAAAAAGCAAAAAGAGAAGGGTATGCAGTTGGTCAGTATAACCTTAACAATTTAGAGTTTACACAAGCAATTTTACTTGCTGCAGAGGAAGAGAAATCTCCAGTAATTTGTGGTGTATCAGAAGGTGCAGCTCGTTACATGGGTGGTTTTAAGACAGTTGTAAATTTGGTGAAATCATTAATGGATGATTACAACATTACTGTTCCTGTAGCAATTCATTTAGATCATGGTTCAAGCTTCGAAAAATGTGTAGAAGCGATTCATGCTGGATTTACGTCTGTTATGATTGATGGTTCTCATTATCCTCTAGAAGAAAACATTGCGTTAACAAAACGCGTAGTTGCTGTTGCTCATACGTTAGGTGTTTCAGTAGAAGCTGAACTAGGACGTATTGGTGGCCAAGAAGATGACGTAATCGTTGATGATGCAGAAGCGGCATATGCAATCCCTTCAGAATGTGAGCAACTTGTTCGTGAAACTGGTGTCGATTGTTTTGCACCGGCATTAGGTTCTGTTCATGGTCCTTATAAAGGTGAACCAAACCTTGGTTTCGACCGTATGAAGGAAATTGACGGACTTGTTGGTATTCCTCTTGTGCTTCACGGTGGAACAGGTATTCCAACAAAGGATGTTCAAAAGGCAATTGAGTTTGGTCATGCGAAGATTAATGTTAATACAGAAAACCAAATTTCAGCATCGAAAGCTGTTAGAGAGGTATTAGCAGAAAAGCCAAATGAGTATGATCCACGTAAATATTTAGGTCCTGCTCGTGACGCAATTAAAGAAACAGTAAAAGGAAAAATGCGCGAGTTTGGTTCTTCAAATAAAGCTTAATAATTAATGAAATTAGGTAAGAGTTAAGGGTTAAGGTGTAAGTCCTTAGTTTTTAACTCTTCCTTTTTATAAAATTTTTTAATAGGGCATAGAAGTAGTATGTAGATATATACATAACGTTAGTTAGTTTATTTTGAAAGTTTTTAAGGGGAAAAGAACTGTTAGCTTTACAAACTACTGCATGATGTGGAGGAATGAAGATGAAATTCTTTATTGATACGGCAAATGTAAACGAAATCCGTCAGGCAAATGAATTAGGTATTTTGGCTGGAGTGACTACTAATCCCTCGCTAGTGGCAAAAGAAGGTGTTGATTTTCATGAACGTTTACGAGAAATCACCGAAGTTGTAACTGAGCGTTCTGTTAGTGCTGAAGTGATTGCACTAGATGCTAAAGGAATGATTGAAGAGGGAAAAGAATTAGCAGCAATTGCTCCTAATATTACAGTTAAAGTTCCGATGACACTTGAAGGTTTAAAAGCAGTTTCTACATTTAAAAGTCTAGGGATTAAAACGAATGTAACCCTTATTTTTTCAGCTGTTCAAGCCCTGCTAGCAGCAAGAGCAGGTGCAACGTATGTTTCTCCGTTCCTAGGTCGACTTGATGATATTGGCCATGATGGACTTGAGTTAGTAACTCAAATTGCTGAGATTTTCGAAGTTCACGATATTCAAACGGAAATCATTGCGGCGTCAATCCGACATCCACTTCATGTATCAGAAGCTGCGGCAAGAGGAGCACATATTGCCACAATTCCTTACAAAGTTATCACACAGCTTGTCAAGCATCCGTTAACTGACAAAGGAATCGAGCAATTCCTTGCAGACTGGGAGAAAAGCAACAAGTAAGGCAATTATGAGTGACAAATTATGAATTATGAATGAGAAAAACAATTGCGAATGGCAAATTGAAAATGAACTACTAACAATGAATGGAATTATCTTTGAAGTAAAGGTTGAATAGAATGGATTTATCCATTCTATTCAAAAAAAATAATTCGGCATTCGTAATTTATAATTCATAATTTGTTTCCCCTCCCCTAGTTATTTTCCTTTCGTTTTAGGGTATAATGGTGAGTAATTGTGTGAAATGAACTTTCACCTTTGAATGACAGACTGATGAGGAAGTGAAGGGTGTTATGGATAAATTATTGATTGAAGGTGGGCATCCACTTGAAGGGAAGGTACATATTAGCGGAGCAAAAAATAGTGCAGTCGCTTTAATCCCTGCGGCTATTCTTGCTGATTCTACAGTTACCATTGATAATTTACCTGCAATTTCTGATGTGCAACTATTGGCAGAGCTTCTTGAAGAAATCGGTGGAAGTGTATCATTAGACGAGCATGAAATTGCGATTGAACCACGTAATATGATTTCGATGCCTCTTCCGAATGGGCGGGTAAAGAAGCTGAGAGCGTCGTATTATTTAATGGGTGCTATGCTTGGGAAATTTAAAAAAGCAGTCATTGGCTTACCAGGAGGCTGTAATTTAGGTCCTCGACCAATTGACCAACATATTAAAGGATTTGAAGCTCTAGGTGCGAAAGTAACAAATGAACAAGGTGCAATTTATTTGCGTGCTGACGAATTAAGAGGGGCAAGAATCTATCTTGATGTGGTGAGTGTAGGAGCTACGATTAATATTATGCTTGCTGCTGTTAAAGCAAAGGGACAAACTATCATTGAAAATGCAGCAAAAGAGCCAGAAATTATTGATGTGGCAACACTTTTAACTAGTATGGGTGCGAAGATTAAGGGTGCAGGTACGAATGTGATCCGTATTGATGGTGTTGAAACATTAAAGGGTTGCAGACATTCAATTATTCCTGACCGAATTGAAGCAGGTACTTATATGATTATTGCTGCAGCTATTGGCCAAAAGGTTTTAATCGATAACGTAATACCATACCATGTTGAATCATTAATTGCTAAGCTTCGTGAAATGGGCATAACGGTTGAAGTACAGAATGACCAAATACTCATACATAATCACGGTGGAAAGAAAGGTGTAGACATTAAGACATTAGTCTACCCAGGATTTCCAACTGATTTACAGCAACCAATTACGACTTTACTAACACAAGCTGAAGGTACTAGCATTGTCACGGATACTATATATAATGCACGATTTAAACATATCGATGAACTACGCAGAATGGGAGCTAATGTAAAGGTAGAAGGTCGTTCGGCAATTATTAATGGACCAACTGTTTTACAAGGAGCAAAGGTAAGTGCTAGTGACTTGAGAGCGGGAGCAGCGTTAGTAGTGGCAGGCTTGATGGCGGAGGGTATAACAGAAGTATCAGGATTAGAGCATATCGATCGTGGTTATGAAGATTTAGAAGCAAAATTAATTGGATTAGGGGCAAAGATTTGGCGTGAAAAAATGACAGAAGAAGAAGCGCAGCAAGTCAAAAGCTCATAATATAGTAGAAGCAATTTAAGGGAGAGTTGAGTAATGGAAAGAAGTTTATCAATGGAGCTTGTCCGTGTAACTGAAGCGGCTGCTCTTTCTTCAGCAAGATGGATGGGTAGAGGACTAAAGGAAGAAGCGGATGAAGCAGCAACTCAAGCCATGCGTGATGTTTTTGACACAGTTCCGATGAAAGGAACGGTTGTTATTGGAGAAGGAGAAATGGACGAAGCTCCAATGCTATACATTGGGGAGAAGCTAGGAACAGGTTACGGCCCTCGAGTAGACGTAGCTGTTGACCCTTTAGAAGGAACAAACATCGTTGCTTCTGGACAATGGAATGCATTAGCTGTTATTGCTATTGCGGATCATGGAAATCTTCTACATGCTCCTGATATGTATATGGAAAAAATCGCAGTAGGTCCAGAAGCAGTAGGGAAAATTAATATTGATGCTCCTGTAATCGATAATTTAAAAGCGGTGGCAAAAGCAAAAAATAAAGATATTGAAGACCTAGTTGTTACTATTTTAAATCGTGAGCGTCACCAAAAAATGATTCAGGAAATTCGTGATGCCGGAGCAAGAATTAAACTTTTACAAGACGGTGATGTTGCAGCTGCTATCAACACGTGTTTTGATGACACTGGCGTAGATATTATGCTTGGTTCTGGTGGAGCTCCTGAAGGTGTTATTACTGCTGTTGCATTAAAATGCCTAGGTGGAGAGATTCAAGGGAAGCTTTTACCGCAAGACGATGTTGAATTAGAGAGATGCAAGAAAATGGGTATTGAAGATGTGAATCGCGTGTTACTTATGGAAGACTTAGTAAAAGGTGATGATGCAATCTTTGCAGCAACAGGTGTAACTGACGGTGAACTATTAAAAGGTGTTCATTATAAAGGAAGCACTGCAACAACGCAATCTCTTGTTATGCGTGCTAAATCAGGAACTGTACGCTTTATTGATGGTAAACATAGTATGCACAAGAAGCCAGACCTTGTAATTAAATAACAAAAAAATGCTAAATGTCCAAGTTGAGAAGACATTTAGCATTTTTTCACTATTTACTTAAAAAAATAAAAACATATGTTCCTATTTGTGTGTTATAATGTAAAAAAAGTATTATTGCTTGAATAAATTCAATAACTGTGGTTAAAATAATATTTGTGATAATACCAAGATAAAAATATCAAAAGAGATTACTCTTCTTGCAAACTTCTTTATTACTTCCTTCAACTTTTATAGTGATGTTCCCAGATTAAATTCTATTAAATAAAAAAGATTACTAGCATTGGATTGAATTATCTCATTTTTTTTGTAATGTAGTTTATTATTTCTGTGTCAAAAAGTGAAAAATAAAAATTAAAGGCGTGGTGTCTTAATGGGTGTACATATAGCAGAGTTAGAGAATATGAAATTACGTGAGCTTTATGAGTTAGCCAAAAAATATAAAGTATCTTACTATAGTAAATTGAACAAAAAGGAACTTATTTTCGCTATTTTAAAAGGACAAGCAGAAGAAGATGGCTTAATGTTCATGGAAGGTGTTTTGGAGATAATACAGTCTGAAGGGTTTGGATTCTTAAGACCAATAAATTATATGCCAAGCTCTGAAGATATTTATATTTCAGCTTCACAAATTAGAAGATTTGATTTACGAAATGGAGACAAAGTATCTGGAAAGGTACGACCTCCAAAAGAAAATGAAAGATATCATGGACTATTACATGTAGAGGCTGTAAATGGTGAAGATCCTGATACTGCAAAAGAACGTCCATATTTCCCTGCCTTAACTCCACTATATCCTGAACAAAAAATTGAATTGGAAACAGAAACAGCGAATACATCATCAAGAATTATCGACTTAATTTCTCCAGTTGGTTTTGGTCAACGTGGTTTAATTGTTGCTCCCCCTAAGGCAGGTAAGACATCCCTATTAAAAGAGGTTGCAAATAGTATTGCTACAAATCAACCGGATGTTGAATTGATTGTCCTACTTATTGATGAACGTCCCGAGGAAGTTACGGACATTGAACGCTCCGTTAAAGCTGAAGTTGTTAGCTCTACATTTGATGAAGTTCCAGAAAACCATATAAAAGTAGCGGAACTTGTTTTAGAGAGAGCGATGAGACTAGTTGAACATAAGAAAGATGTTGTTATTCTTATGGATAGTATTACTCGTTTAGCGAGAGCTTATAACTTAGTGATTCCTCCAAGTGGAAGAACACTTTCTGGTGGTATTGATCCTGCAGCATTTCATCGTCCGAAGCGATTCTTTGGAGCTGCGAGAAATATCGAAGAAGGCGGTAGCTTAACAATTTTAGCGACAGCATTAGTAGAGACGGGCTCACGTATGGATGATGTCATTTATGAAGAATTTAAAGGTACAGGTAATATGGAGTTACACCTAGATCGTCGATTAGCTGAAAGAAGAATCTTCCCAGCGATTGATATACGCCGTTCTGGTACTCGTAAAGAAGAACTTCTTGTTCCTAAAGAACACTTAGATAAATTATGGGCAATTCGTAAAACAATGAATGATTCTTCGGAATTTGTAGATCATTTTATTAAACGAATTAAAGAAACAAAAACTAACCAAGAGTTTTTCGATTCAATTGAAAAAGACATGGTTGGTGGTGGTACGACAACAAACCGAAAAGTAAGAACATAAGTATTAAAACAAATAGTTTCGATACTCTTATATTGGCAGTTGCAAAAGTTGTTCTAACTTGATATAATTTCGTCATGTGTTTTAATCATTCTGTTTCGAAAGATTCAGGGCAAAAAGGAGTTGAAAGTAATGAAACAAGGAATTCACCCAAATTACCAAAAAGTGGTATTCATGGATACTAGTACAGGGTTCAAGTTTCTAAGTGGATCTACAAACGGATCAAACGAAACAGTTGAGTGGGAAGATGGAGAAACATATCCACTAATTAAAGTTGAGATTAGTTCTGACTCTCACCCGTTCTACACTGGTAAGCAAAAGCTTGCTGATGCTGGTGGACGTGTAGATAAGTTCAGAAGAAAATACAACATGAAGTAATAACGGCAATGAAAACAGGCGAGGTACAAACTTGCCTGTTTTTTTACTTCAAAAAGCCTAATAGTCACTGCAATAGTAAGCCAAATTAATGGGTTAATAAAGATTATTCCAAAAGTCAGAAAGGGTTCCTTTTGGAATAATTTTTAGTAAAAAAATTTTGTTTACAGGATTATAATTGTGGTTATATATAAATTAGTAAGGTGGGAAACATAGCGATGTACGAAATGAGAAAAGAAGGTTTGATAGAAGTCATCTGTGGAAGCATGTTTTCTGGTAAGTCTGAAGAATTAATTCGTCGTGTACGCCGAGGGACATATGGTAATTTAAAAATAGAGGTTTTCAAGCCAGTTATTGATACTCGATACAGTGATGATGAAGTCGTATCTCATAATGGGACTAAAGTGATTGCATTTCCAATCGAAAGCTCGGAGGACATTTTAGGAATTGTAGCCCGGGATACTCAGGTTGTTGCAATCGATGAAGTACAATTTTTTGACGAAAAAATTGTAGATGTCGCTAATCACTTGGCTGATAGTGGAATTCGTGTAATTGCTGCAGGGTTAGACCAAGATTTTAGAGGTGAACCTTTTGACCCTGTTGTAAGGCTCATGGCACTTGCAGAAAGTGTTACAAAACTCCAAGCTGTGTGTCCTTCTTGTGGCTCACCAGCAAGCCGAACACAGCGTTTGATTGATGGAAAACCAGCTTCTTATCATGATCCAATTATTTTGGTTGGTGCTTCTGAGGCGTACGAGCCACGTTGCAGACATTGTCATGTTGTTTGTGATAAGCCAGTTCGTTATGTTACGAAAGCTGGTCAAATTTAACGGGGAAGTAAACTTATCATTCGGGTAAGATAATATTGCAACTTCATTTTATTGGAGAAGTCAATTTACGGACAACTTCAAAGCTTTTACTGTTGCAATGGAGGTGCCAGAATGAAGAAGGTCCTTGTTGGATGTAGTTTAGCTATATTGATGGTTACGTCAGCGTGTACACCTGCACAGCCCCCAGAGGCTTCAGCTCAAAATCAAGGTGCGGTATCTGGTCAGCAGATAGGGTATGGTTTACTGGGTCCCGGCCCAATAAACTATGGTGAAATATATGACCGACCGACGAACCGTTTTGATGGGGAGATCAATCATAGTCCAAGCTTTCGTACGTTATCACCAGAAAGACAGGATTTGAGTGACGATGAAAATAAAATTAGAGAAATCGTCTTGTTAGAAGATGGTTTATCACCTGGTATGGTGTTTTTCGCTGGTAGGCATGCGTGGGTAAATGTTCATTTTGATCAATCGATGGATAGCGAAGACAGAGAACAAAAAATTAGTAAATTAAAGACATCATTAAAAGAAGGTGCACCAAGGTACGAGGTACATGTAAATACAACTCAATCTTAATGGTGCTATAGTTTAGGCGAGCTGTTAAAGGATGGTTTCCATTCTTTAAACAGACTCGCCTTTTTAGTGTATTCGACTCGTCTATTTAGCTCTTCTTGCTGCCTGTTGTATTGGATCCCATACTCCGTTATATGGCGGGGCATAGGCAAGATCTAAATCTTCTAGTTCATCAATCGTCATTTTGTGGAAAAGAGCAGTTGCTACTACGTCAATTCGTTTATCAACTCCAGATTTTCCTATGATTTGAGCACCGAGTAGTTTCCTTGAAGTAGAGTGATACAGTAACTTCACTGTTAGCTTTTCCGGACCTGGATAATAACCAGCAATATGAGGAATTTCAAGAGTAACTGTTTCAAAGGCAAGGTGAAGTTCATTTGCCTCCTTTATTGATAGTCCTGTACGTGCTAGCGATAAATCGTGAAATTTTAAAATGGAAGTACCAACAACACCTTGAAAGACTCTTGTTTGTTCAATCATATTCATTCCGG contains:
- the fsa gene encoding fructose-6-phosphate aldolase, with protein sequence MKFFIDTANVNEIRQANELGILAGVTTNPSLVAKEGVDFHERLREITEVVTERSVSAEVIALDAKGMIEEGKELAAIAPNITVKVPMTLEGLKAVSTFKSLGIKTNVTLIFSAVQALLAARAGATYVSPFLGRLDDIGHDGLELVTQIAEIFEVHDIQTEIIAASIRHPLHVSEAAARGAHIATIPYKVITQLVKHPLTDKGIEQFLADWEKSNK
- a CDS encoding CTP synthase, giving the protein MTTKYIFVTGGVVSSLGKGITAASLGRLLKNRGVKVTIQKFDPYINVDPGTMSPYQHGEVFVTGDGAETDLDLGHYERFIDINLSQNSNVTTGKIYSTVIKKERRGDYLGGTVQVIPHVTNEIKERVLRAGRETNADVVITEIGGTVGDIESLPFLEAIRQIKSDVGVGNVMYVHCTLIPYLAAAGEMKSKPTQHSVKELRSLGIQPNVIVVRTEKPVPQDMKEKIALFCDIDKNAVIEARDAETLYEVPLALQAQKFDQIVCDYLKLNCKPAEMTEWKALVEKVKNLSEKVKIALVGKYVALPDAYLSVAESLRHAGYAFDADIDIQWVDSEEVTAENVAELVGDADGILVPGGFGDRGIEGKIAAIQYARENKVPFLGICLGMQLASIEFARNVLGLEGANSAELNPETKYPIIDLLPEQKDIEDLGGTLRLGLYPCKLVEGSKAYDAYNEQVVYERHRHRYEFNNEYREQMEKAGFTFSGTSPDGRLVEIIEIQDHPYFIASQFHPEFVSRPTRPQPLFKEFIGASLQK
- the fba gene encoding class II fructose-1,6-bisphosphate aldolase, which produces MPLVSMKEMLEKAKREGYAVGQYNLNNLEFTQAILLAAEEEKSPVICGVSEGAARYMGGFKTVVNLVKSLMDDYNITVPVAIHLDHGSSFEKCVEAIHAGFTSVMIDGSHYPLEENIALTKRVVAVAHTLGVSVEAELGRIGGQEDDVIVDDAEAAYAIPSECEQLVRETGVDCFAPALGSVHGPYKGEPNLGFDRMKEIDGLVGIPLVLHGGTGIPTKDVQKAIEFGHAKINVNTENQISASKAVREVLAEKPNEYDPRKYLGPARDAIKETVKGKMREFGSSNKA
- a CDS encoding UDP-N-acetylglucosamine 1-carboxyvinyltransferase, translating into MDKLLIEGGHPLEGKVHISGAKNSAVALIPAAILADSTVTIDNLPAISDVQLLAELLEEIGGSVSLDEHEIAIEPRNMISMPLPNGRVKKLRASYYLMGAMLGKFKKAVIGLPGGCNLGPRPIDQHIKGFEALGAKVTNEQGAIYLRADELRGARIYLDVVSVGATINIMLAAVKAKGQTIIENAAKEPEIIDVATLLTSMGAKIKGAGTNVIRIDGVETLKGCRHSIIPDRIEAGTYMIIAAAIGQKVLIDNVIPYHVESLIAKLREMGITVEVQNDQILIHNHGGKKGVDIKTLVYPGFPTDLQQPITTLLTQAEGTSIVTDTIYNARFKHIDELRRMGANVKVEGRSAIINGPTVLQGAKVSASDLRAGAALVVAGLMAEGITEVSGLEHIDRGYEDLEAKLIGLGAKIWREKMTEEEAQQVKSS
- the glpX gene encoding class II fructose-bisphosphatase, which produces MERSLSMELVRVTEAAALSSARWMGRGLKEEADEAATQAMRDVFDTVPMKGTVVIGEGEMDEAPMLYIGEKLGTGYGPRVDVAVDPLEGTNIVASGQWNALAVIAIADHGNLLHAPDMYMEKIAVGPEAVGKINIDAPVIDNLKAVAKAKNKDIEDLVVTILNRERHQKMIQEIRDAGARIKLLQDGDVAAAINTCFDDTGVDIMLGSGGAPEGVITAVALKCLGGEIQGKLLPQDDVELERCKKMGIEDVNRVLLMEDLVKGDDAIFAATGVTDGELLKGVHYKGSTATTQSLVMRAKSGTVRFIDGKHSMHKKPDLVIK
- a CDS encoding thymidine kinase; translation: MYEMRKEGLIEVICGSMFSGKSEELIRRVRRGTYGNLKIEVFKPVIDTRYSDDEVVSHNGTKVIAFPIESSEDILGIVARDTQVVAIDEVQFFDEKIVDVANHLADSGIRVIAAGLDQDFRGEPFDPVVRLMALAESVTKLQAVCPSCGSPASRTQRLIDGKPASYHDPIILVGASEAYEPRCRHCHVVCDKPVRYVTKAGQI
- the rho gene encoding transcription termination factor Rho; amino-acid sequence: MGVHIAELENMKLRELYELAKKYKVSYYSKLNKKELIFAILKGQAEEDGLMFMEGVLEIIQSEGFGFLRPINYMPSSEDIYISASQIRRFDLRNGDKVSGKVRPPKENERYHGLLHVEAVNGEDPDTAKERPYFPALTPLYPEQKIELETETANTSSRIIDLISPVGFGQRGLIVAPPKAGKTSLLKEVANSIATNQPDVELIVLLIDERPEEVTDIERSVKAEVVSSTFDEVPENHIKVAELVLERAMRLVEHKKDVVILMDSITRLARAYNLVIPPSGRTLSGGIDPAAFHRPKRFFGAARNIEEGGSLTILATALVETGSRMDDVIYEEFKGTGNMELHLDRRLAERRIFPAIDIRRSGTRKEELLVPKEHLDKLWAIRKTMNDSSEFVDHFIKRIKETKTNQEFFDSIEKDMVGGGTTTNRKVRT
- a CDS encoding DUF2529 family protein, giving the protein MLQIFTTQLQGKLKDVKEHNLDEIEDASRLLAQALISNGKIYIHGTKEMNGVVPEALYGKEKLSGVMPLIKEENNMNDCTAIDRVLIFARTSNDKEAIDLVKELQNDGVTVIAVSNCVENDSDISLKNLADIHINTNLTSSLVPDDEGTRVGYPSLILSLFVYHCLAMTVSEILQEQ
- a CDS encoding response regulator, encoding MKKILVVDDQYGIRVLLNEILQKDGYQMYQAANGVQALTIVEENEPDLVLLDMKIPGMDGLEILRRIKDIKPHIDVIMMTAYGELNMINEAMSLGAITHFAKPFDIDDVRKVIKENLATV
- a CDS encoding type B 50S ribosomal protein L31; its protein translation is MKQGIHPNYQKVVFMDTSTGFKFLSGSTNGSNETVEWEDGETYPLIKVEISSDSHPFYTGKQKLADAGGRVDKFRRKYNMK